A genomic segment from Bradyrhizobium sp. ISRA430 encodes:
- a CDS encoding acetyl-CoA C-acetyltransferase — translation MSDDVVIVSAARTPVGSFNGAFATLPAHDLGAIAIKAALERGGIEPGRVSEVIMGQILTAAQGQNPARQAAISAGIPVESPAWGVNQLCGSGLRSVALGYQALVNGDSEVVVAGGQESMSMAPHAQYLRGGVKMGAVEFVDTMIKDGLWDAFNGYHMGNTAENVARQWQITRAQQDEFAVASQQKAEAAQKAGKFNDEIVPVTIKTRKGDVVVSADEYPRHGATLDAMAKLKPAFEKDGTVTAGSASGINDGAAAVVLMTAKQAAKEGKKPLARIVSWAQAGVDPKIMGSGPIPASRAALKKAGWSVGDLDLIEANEAFAAQACAVNKDLGWDTSKVNVNGGAIAIGHPIGASGARVLVTLLHEMQKRDSKKGLATLCIGGGMGIAMCLARD, via the coding sequence ATGTCAGACGATGTTGTCATCGTCAGCGCCGCCCGCACCCCGGTCGGAAGCTTCAACGGAGCGTTCGCGACCCTTCCCGCCCACGATCTCGGCGCCATCGCCATCAAGGCCGCGCTGGAGCGCGGCGGCATCGAGCCCGGCCGCGTCTCCGAAGTCATCATGGGTCAGATCCTGACCGCCGCTCAGGGCCAGAACCCGGCCCGCCAGGCAGCGATCTCCGCCGGCATTCCGGTGGAGAGCCCGGCCTGGGGCGTCAACCAGCTTTGCGGCTCGGGCCTGCGCTCGGTCGCGCTCGGTTACCAGGCGCTCGTCAACGGCGACTCCGAAGTCGTGGTCGCCGGCGGCCAGGAATCCATGAGCATGGCCCCGCACGCCCAGTACCTGCGCGGCGGCGTCAAGATGGGTGCGGTCGAATTCGTCGACACCATGATCAAGGACGGCCTGTGGGATGCGTTCAACGGCTACCACATGGGCAATACCGCAGAGAATGTCGCGCGCCAGTGGCAGATCACCCGCGCCCAGCAGGACGAGTTCGCGGTCGCCTCGCAGCAGAAGGCCGAGGCCGCACAGAAGGCCGGCAAGTTCAACGACGAGATCGTCCCCGTCACCATCAAGACCCGCAAGGGCGACGTCGTCGTCAGCGCCGACGAATATCCGCGTCACGGCGCGACGCTCGACGCGATGGCAAAGCTCAAGCCGGCCTTCGAGAAGGACGGCACGGTCACCGCGGGCTCGGCCTCCGGCATCAATGACGGCGCCGCCGCGGTGGTGCTGATGACGGCGAAGCAGGCTGCCAAGGAAGGCAAGAAGCCGCTCGCGCGCATCGTGTCCTGGGCGCAGGCCGGCGTCGATCCGAAGATCATGGGCTCGGGCCCGATCCCGGCCTCGCGCGCCGCGCTGAAGAAGGCCGGCTGGAGCGTCGGCGACCTCGACCTGATCGAGGCCAACGAGGCCTTCGCGGCGCAGGCCTGCGCCGTCAACAAGGATCTCGGCTGGGATACCTCCAAGGTCAACGTCAACGGCGGCGCGATTGCGATCGGCCATCCGATCGGCGCCTCCGGCGCGCGCGTGCTGGTGACGCTGTTGCACGAGATGCAGAAGCGCGATTCGAAGAAGGGTCTTGCGACGCTCTGCATCGGCGGTGGCATGGGCATCGCGATGTGCCTCGCGCGCGACTAA
- a CDS encoding tripartite tricarboxylate transporter substrate binding protein has product MSRYGLKTIAFAAIHAVMGALLATTAGAQDYPSKPITLIVPWPAGGSTDISMRAIADSASKVLGQPIVIDNKAGGGGTVGPATMAAAAKPDGYTISQIPITVFRLPLMQEVSWDPAKDFSYIVHLTGYTFGVTTSTDSQFKSWKDVVEFAKANPGKVTYATPGTGTSLHIGMEQIAAMSGIKLTQVPFKGGAETNAAVLGQHTMLQADSTGWRPLVDAGKLRLLMVWTGSRSPNYPDVPTLKELGYPMVYDSPFGIAGPKGMDPKIVAKLHDAFKKAVEDPAVVATLAKYDMVPNYKNTEDYKKFVVEVTESERKVIDTLGLARK; this is encoded by the coding sequence ATGTCGCGATACGGGCTGAAGACGATCGCATTTGCCGCCATACATGCTGTCATGGGCGCGTTGCTCGCGACCACAGCCGGTGCACAGGACTATCCCAGCAAACCGATCACGCTGATTGTGCCATGGCCGGCCGGCGGATCGACCGATATCTCGATGCGCGCGATCGCCGACAGCGCCTCGAAAGTATTGGGACAGCCGATCGTGATCGACAACAAGGCCGGTGGCGGCGGGACGGTCGGACCAGCGACCATGGCAGCGGCCGCGAAGCCGGACGGCTACACCATCTCCCAGATTCCGATCACCGTCTTCCGCCTACCCCTGATGCAGGAAGTGTCATGGGATCCGGCGAAGGATTTTAGCTACATCGTTCATCTCACCGGCTACACCTTCGGCGTCACCACCAGTACGGACTCGCAGTTCAAGAGCTGGAAGGACGTGGTGGAGTTCGCCAAGGCCAATCCGGGCAAGGTGACCTACGCGACACCGGGCACCGGCACCTCGCTGCATATCGGCATGGAGCAGATCGCCGCAATGTCCGGAATCAAGCTCACACAGGTCCCCTTCAAAGGCGGCGCGGAGACCAACGCCGCGGTGCTCGGCCAGCACACCATGCTGCAGGCCGATTCCACGGGATGGCGACCGCTGGTCGACGCCGGCAAGCTCCGGCTGTTGATGGTATGGACCGGTTCGCGCTCGCCGAACTATCCCGACGTGCCGACCCTGAAGGAGCTCGGCTATCCCATGGTCTACGATTCCCCGTTTGGCATCGCCGGGCCCAAGGGCATGGACCCGAAAATCGTCGCCAAGCTGCACGACGCCTTTAAGAAAGCGGTAGAGGACCCGGCAGTGGTGGCGACCCTCGCCAAGTACGACATGGTGCCGAACTACAAGAACACTGAGGACTACAAGAAGTTCGTCGTCGAGGTCACGGAGTCCGAGCGCAAGGTCATCGACACGCTCGGGCTTGCGAGGAAGTAA
- the phbB gene encoding acetoacetyl-CoA reductase, whose amino-acid sequence MARVALVTGGTRGIGAAISKALKAAGYNVAASYAGNDAAAEKFKAETGISVYKWDVASFDACAAGVKQVEADLGPVDVLVNNAGITRDTAFHKMTLEQWNAVINTNLGSLFNMTRQVIEGMRARKFGRIISISSINGQKGQFGQVNYSAAKAGDIGFTKALALENAKGGITVNVIAPGYINTEMVQAVPKDVLEKNVIPQIPVNRLGEPEEIARAVVFLAAEEAGFITGSTLTINGGQYHA is encoded by the coding sequence ATGGCACGTGTTGCACTGGTGACGGGCGGAACGCGCGGTATCGGAGCGGCGATCAGCAAGGCCCTTAAAGCGGCCGGCTACAACGTCGCGGCGAGCTATGCCGGTAATGATGCGGCCGCCGAGAAGTTCAAGGCCGAGACCGGTATCTCCGTCTACAAATGGGATGTCGCGTCGTTCGACGCGTGCGCGGCGGGCGTCAAGCAGGTCGAAGCCGATCTCGGTCCCGTCGACGTGCTCGTCAACAATGCCGGTATCACCCGCGACACAGCCTTCCACAAGATGACGCTCGAGCAGTGGAACGCCGTGATTAATACCAATCTTGGTTCGCTGTTCAACATGACGCGCCAGGTCATCGAAGGCATGCGTGCCCGCAAGTTCGGCCGCATCATCTCGATCTCGTCGATCAACGGTCAGAAGGGGCAGTTCGGCCAGGTCAACTATTCCGCGGCCAAGGCCGGCGACATCGGCTTCACCAAGGCGCTGGCGCTGGAGAATGCCAAGGGCGGCATCACCGTCAACGTCATCGCGCCGGGCTACATCAACACCGAGATGGTGCAGGCCGTGCCGAAGGACGTGCTGGAGAAGAACGTCATCCCGCAGATCCCTGTCAACCGCCTCGGCGAGCCCGAGGAGATCGCGCGCGCCGTGGTGTTCCTCGCCGCCGAAGAGGCCGGCTTCATCACCGGCTCGACGCTGACAATCAACGGCGGCCAGTATCACGCCTGA
- a CDS encoding MarR family transcriptional regulator has protein sequence MSKTKRTPAGEALTGFILDLFRANGLLLTAGDRLVAGLGLTSARWQILGAIVDAERPEPVAWLARNLGANRQNVQRIVNDLERDGLVAFETNPHHRRAQLVVLTDKGRQVFDAASRLQVPWVNGLANGLSVRDIEMAHRVVTALRAGLKDAGEANE, from the coding sequence ATGAGCAAGACCAAGCGGACCCCGGCGGGCGAAGCCCTGACCGGCTTCATCCTCGACCTGTTCCGGGCCAACGGCCTGCTTCTGACCGCCGGCGACCGGCTGGTGGCTGGGCTCGGTCTCACCAGCGCGCGCTGGCAGATTCTGGGGGCAATCGTCGATGCCGAGCGGCCCGAGCCGGTCGCCTGGCTGGCGCGCAATCTCGGCGCCAACCGCCAGAACGTGCAGCGCATCGTCAACGATCTCGAGCGTGACGGTCTCGTCGCGTTCGAGACCAATCCGCATCACCGCCGGGCGCAGCTCGTGGTCCTCACCGACAAGGGCAGGCAGGTCTTCGATGCCGCCAGCCGCTTGCAGGTCCCGTGGGTCAACGGGCTGGCGAACGGATTGTCGGTCAGGGATATCGAAATGGCCCATCGCGTCGTGACCGCACTGCGAGCCGGTCTGAAAGACGCCGGTGAAGCGAACGAATGA
- a CDS encoding antibiotic biosynthesis monooxygenase family protein, which produces MPQMRPLDPAFPIDRQLALDAGPVVLVNLFTLDAADEQSFLKSWQDDAAFMKQQPGFISTQLHRAVGDNPTYLNYAVWESNAHFRAAFTHPEFRAKISVYPASAVASPHLFQKVAVPNICVA; this is translated from the coding sequence ATGCCCCAGATGCGCCCGCTCGACCCGGCCTTCCCGATCGACCGCCAGCTCGCACTCGACGCCGGCCCCGTGGTGCTGGTCAACCTGTTCACGCTCGATGCGGCCGACGAACAAAGCTTCCTGAAGAGCTGGCAGGACGATGCCGCCTTCATGAAGCAGCAACCGGGCTTCATCTCGACCCAGCTTCACCGCGCCGTCGGCGACAATCCGACCTATCTCAACTACGCGGTCTGGGAATCCAACGCGCATTTCCGCGCGGCCTTCACCCATCCGGAATTCCGCGCGAAGATTTCGGTCTACCCCGCATCCGCCGTCGCGAGCCCGCATCTGTTTCAGAAGGTCGCGGTGCCGAACATCTGCGTGGCGTAG
- a CDS encoding tripartite tricarboxylate transporter TctB family protein: protein MNNDTNVKLRLSNSELWGGLIGFALGGFVIWSGLKLKLGTINDPGSGYVLFYTGILMCVFAGAIIVSAVTEGGPTLASRWENVRWTKPLLLIACLAAFSFALEPLGFLLSSIPLMLLLLRVIDPVRWTLAVPIAVLVPVGMWWVLKRLLLIQLPSGLLGIG, encoded by the coding sequence ATGAATAATGACACCAACGTCAAACTCCGTCTCAGCAATTCCGAACTCTGGGGCGGGCTGATCGGGTTCGCGCTCGGAGGCTTCGTGATCTGGTCGGGTTTGAAGCTCAAGCTCGGCACCATCAACGATCCAGGCTCCGGCTACGTGCTGTTCTATACGGGGATTCTGATGTGCGTGTTCGCAGGCGCGATCATCGTCTCGGCGGTCACCGAGGGCGGGCCGACGCTGGCCTCCCGCTGGGAGAATGTGCGCTGGACCAAGCCGCTTCTGCTGATCGCCTGCCTCGCCGCGTTCTCCTTCGCACTGGAGCCGCTCGGTTTCCTGCTGTCGTCGATCCCGCTGATGCTGCTGCTCTTGCGCGTGATCGATCCCGTGCGCTGGACGCTGGCAGTTCCGATCGCCGTGCTGGTTCCGGTCGGCATGTGGTGGGTGCTCAAGCGCCTGCTGTTGATCCAACTGCCCTCGGGCTTGCTCGGGATCGGTTGA
- a CDS encoding EamA family transporter, producing MTSRTATLIGLTAILMWSLLAVMTVATGTMPAFQLAAMTFAIGGLVGLLTWIGRSDAALSLRQPPAVWVVGIGGLFGYHALYFLALRFAPPAEAGLLNYLWPLLIVLFSSFLPGERLAVHHVIGAVLGLVGTVLLFAGNTSGFAQGQLPGLIAAFIAAFVWASYSVMSRRLKAVPTDAVAGFCLATAALAALMHLALEATVWPETMLQWLSVFALGVGPVGAAFYAWDIGMKRGDIRVLGAASYATPLLSTGFLIAAGFAKASANIAVAAILIAGGGLIAAKDMVLRKR from the coding sequence ATGACATCCCGTACCGCTACGCTGATAGGATTGACCGCGATCCTGATGTGGTCGCTGCTGGCGGTGATGACGGTTGCGACCGGGACGATGCCGGCGTTCCAGCTCGCGGCGATGACCTTTGCGATCGGTGGTCTCGTCGGTCTGCTCACCTGGATCGGACGCAGCGACGCGGCGCTGAGCCTGCGCCAGCCGCCGGCCGTGTGGGTGGTCGGCATCGGCGGGTTGTTCGGCTATCACGCGCTTTATTTTCTCGCGCTCCGCTTCGCGCCGCCGGCCGAAGCCGGCCTGCTCAACTATCTCTGGCCGCTGCTGATCGTGCTGTTTTCGTCCTTCCTGCCGGGCGAACGTCTTGCCGTGCATCATGTCATTGGCGCGGTGCTCGGCCTCGTCGGCACCGTGCTGCTGTTCGCCGGCAACACGAGCGGTTTCGCGCAGGGCCAGTTGCCTGGGCTGATCGCGGCCTTCATCGCGGCCTTCGTCTGGGCGAGCTATTCAGTGATGTCGCGCCGGTTGAAGGCGGTGCCGACCGATGCTGTGGCCGGCTTCTGTCTCGCCACCGCGGCGCTCGCTGCGCTGATGCACCTTGCGCTCGAGGCCACGGTCTGGCCGGAGACGATGCTGCAATGGCTCTCCGTCTTCGCGCTCGGCGTCGGCCCGGTGGGCGCGGCGTTCTATGCCTGGGACATCGGCATGAAGCGCGGCGACATTCGCGTGCTGGGGGCCGCCTCCTACGCGACGCCGCTCTTGTCGACCGGCTTCCTCATTGCCGCCGGCTTTGCTAAGGCCAGCGCGAACATCGC
- a CDS encoding PAS-domain containing protein, which translates to MTSTRNNELGVRRAQGAEALLALSQLALDRMEQGVCVYDADNRIVLLNCRYRELFDLSPDVVRQGTSYREVLAHSATRGNFPEGELDTLYASRIAQIAAGKPFRVEQRLAGGLVMALDLKPLPGGGWMTICDDVTRHARLEAELQIQTERSQHALANMSHGLIMYDADSRVVVCNERFLRLYNLDADVVKPGVAHGTVIEHWISRGNLPDMSANDFHDARLDDIRSRNAKSLLVMRYDGRMVQAVSRFLPDGGWVTVHEDVTERLRYEEALRQQNLILDAALENMAHGLAFYDSDMRLRVCNTTYRKIYMLSPEETKPGTHLAELIERSIANGAFSSEYSPQQVLEAARVRIASGDSAPMRRRMSNNTVISVRYCALPEGGFVATYEDITERERAVEELSEQYRRFDAALNNMSQGLCMLDASLRVIVCNRRYIEMYSLSPDIVKPGVSMREIMEHSCSLGNHPNTTGVQLYADYVERLREGEHTLHRHLSDGRIIKLNHKRMAHGGWVVTYEDVTERHKAQARVAHMARHDSLTDLPNRTLFREKMSEGLNQVAVAGGAMAVLCFDLDNFKTVNDRLGHAAGDRLLRWVAARLKENVGEHDTVARLGGDEFAVLQRAPQPQAAEQLARRLVEIIGSPPPLDSQSIHIGVSIGIAIAPDHGLDADELMKCADLALYQAKARGRGAYQLFEPEMEEEARSRHLLEHDLRGALEERQFHLVFQPQVRLDTSELTGFEALLRWNHPTRGLVSPAEFIPIAEDNGLIVPIGEWALRTACATAASWPDVTVAVNLSPVQFRSRGLVAMVTNALAEAGLPPQRLELEVTETALLDDSEATIEILHQLRTLGVRVSLDDFGVGYSSLSYLRKFPFDRIKIDRSFVGTLGESPESVAIVRTIASLGAVLGVETTAEGVETVEQLDFVRECGCTAVQGYYFGKPCSAMEVRGVIERLSTIRRVA; encoded by the coding sequence ATGACGTCGACCCGCAACAACGAGCTCGGTGTCCGCCGCGCGCAGGGCGCAGAGGCGCTGCTCGCACTGAGCCAGCTTGCCCTCGACCGCATGGAGCAAGGCGTCTGCGTCTACGACGCCGACAACCGGATCGTGCTGCTCAACTGCCGCTATCGCGAACTGTTCGACCTGTCGCCGGACGTCGTCCGGCAAGGGACGAGCTACCGCGAGGTGCTCGCGCACAGCGCGACGCGCGGCAATTTTCCGGAGGGCGAGCTCGATACGCTGTACGCCTCGCGCATCGCGCAGATCGCGGCCGGTAAGCCGTTCCGCGTCGAGCAGCGGCTTGCCGGCGGCCTCGTCATGGCGCTCGATCTGAAGCCACTTCCCGGCGGCGGCTGGATGACGATCTGCGACGATGTCACCCGACACGCGAGGCTCGAGGCGGAACTGCAAATTCAGACCGAGCGCAGCCAGCATGCGCTCGCCAACATGTCGCACGGCCTCATCATGTACGATGCCGACAGCCGCGTCGTCGTCTGCAACGAGCGATTCCTTCGCCTCTACAACCTCGACGCCGACGTCGTGAAGCCGGGCGTCGCGCACGGCACGGTGATCGAACACTGGATCTCGCGCGGCAATCTGCCGGACATGTCCGCAAACGACTTCCACGACGCTCGGCTTGACGACATCCGCAGCAGGAACGCAAAATCGCTGCTCGTGATGCGCTATGACGGACGCATGGTGCAGGCGGTGTCCCGCTTCCTGCCCGACGGCGGCTGGGTGACGGTGCATGAGGACGTCACCGAGCGGCTGCGGTATGAGGAAGCACTGCGACAGCAGAATTTGATCCTCGATGCGGCGCTGGAGAACATGGCGCACGGGCTCGCCTTCTATGACAGCGACATGCGCCTGCGCGTCTGCAACACCACCTACCGGAAGATCTACATGCTGTCGCCGGAGGAGACCAAGCCCGGCACACATCTCGCCGAACTAATCGAGCGATCGATCGCGAACGGCGCGTTCTCCTCCGAATACAGCCCGCAGCAGGTCCTCGAGGCCGCTCGCGTTCGGATCGCGAGCGGCGACTCCGCGCCAATGCGCCGACGCATGTCGAACAACACCGTCATCTCGGTGCGCTATTGCGCGCTGCCCGAGGGCGGATTCGTCGCCACCTACGAGGACATCACCGAGCGCGAGCGCGCGGTGGAGGAGCTGAGCGAACAGTATCGCCGGTTCGACGCGGCGCTGAACAACATGAGCCAGGGCCTGTGCATGCTCGACGCGAGCCTGCGCGTCATCGTCTGCAACCGCCGCTACATCGAGATGTACAGCCTGTCGCCCGACATCGTGAAGCCCGGCGTCTCGATGCGCGAGATCATGGAGCATAGCTGCTCGCTCGGCAACCATCCGAACACCACGGGCGTGCAGCTCTATGCCGATTACGTCGAGCGGCTGCGCGAGGGCGAGCACACGCTGCACCGCCACCTAAGCGACGGCCGCATCATCAAGCTCAATCACAAGCGCATGGCGCACGGCGGCTGGGTCGTCACCTATGAGGACGTCACCGAGCGCCACAAGGCGCAGGCCCGCGTCGCGCACATGGCGCGGCACGATTCGCTCACCGACCTGCCTAACCGAACGCTGTTCCGCGAGAAGATGAGCGAGGGACTGAACCAGGTCGCGGTCGCCGGCGGCGCCATGGCCGTACTGTGCTTCGACCTCGACAACTTCAAGACGGTCAACGACCGGCTCGGGCACGCCGCCGGCGACCGGCTCTTGCGCTGGGTGGCAGCGCGGCTGAAGGAGAATGTCGGCGAGCACGACACGGTCGCGCGCCTCGGCGGCGACGAGTTCGCGGTGCTGCAACGCGCACCCCAGCCGCAAGCCGCCGAGCAGCTTGCGCGTCGCCTGGTCGAGATCATCGGCTCTCCGCCCCCGCTGGACAGCCAGTCGATCCACATCGGCGTGTCGATCGGCATCGCGATCGCACCCGACCACGGGCTCGACGCGGACGAGCTGATGAAATGCGCCGACCTCGCGCTGTACCAGGCCAAGGCGAGGGGACGCGGCGCCTATCAGCTCTTCGAACCCGAGATGGAGGAGGAGGCGCGCAGCCGGCACCTGCTGGAGCACGACTTACGTGGCGCGCTGGAGGAACGCCAGTTCCATCTGGTGTTCCAGCCGCAAGTTCGTCTCGACACGTCCGAGCTCACCGGCTTCGAGGCGCTCTTACGCTGGAATCATCCGACGCGCGGCCTGGTCTCGCCGGCCGAGTTCATTCCCATCGCGGAAGACAATGGCCTGATCGTCCCGATCGGTGAATGGGCGCTGCGCACGGCCTGCGCCACTGCCGCGTCCTGGCCGGACGTCACCGTCGCAGTCAACCTCTCGCCGGTGCAATTCCGCTCGCGCGGGCTGGTGGCGATGGTCACGAACGCGCTCGCGGAGGCCGGACTGCCGCCGCAGCGGCTCGAGCTCGAAGTCACCGAGACGGCGCTGCTCGACGACAGCGAGGCGACGATCGAGATCCTGCACCAGCTCCGCACGCTCGGAGTGCGCGTCAGCCTCGACGATTTCGGCGTCGGCTACTCATCGCTGAGTTACCTGCGCAAGTTTCCGTTCGATCGCATCAAGATCGACCGCTCCTTCGTCGGCACGCTCGGCGAAAGCCCGGAGAGCGTCGCGATCGTGCGCACCATCGCCAGCTTAGGGGCCGTGCTCGGCGTCGAGACCACGGCGGAAGGCGTCGAGACGGTCGAGCAGCTCGACTTCGTACGTGAATGCGGCTGCACCGCGGTGCAGGGCTATTACTTCGGCAAGCCGTGTTCCGCCATGGAGGTCCGCGGCGTGATCGAGAGGCTGAGCACGATCCGCCGCGTGGCGTGA
- the phaR gene encoding polyhydroxyalkanoate synthesis repressor PhaR, translating to MAKSDQPTTIKKYANRRLYNTGTSTYVTLEDLAAMVKDGEDFLVYDAKTGDDITRSVLAQIIFEQENKAGQNLLPTTFLRQLIRFYGDSMQMVVPKYLEQSIATLTQEQEKFRKQLANTLSGTPFAPLEEQVRRNMELFQQTFSMFKPFAPSARPAANPEPEPDANAEPPKDNNIDDLRQQMKEMQERLERMSKKDE from the coding sequence ATGGCGAAATCAGACCAACCCACCACCATCAAGAAATACGCGAACCGCCGGCTCTATAACACCGGAACGAGTACCTATGTGACGCTGGAAGATCTCGCCGCGATGGTGAAGGATGGCGAGGATTTCCTGGTCTATGACGCCAAGACCGGCGACGACATCACCCGCTCCGTGCTCGCCCAGATCATCTTCGAGCAGGAGAACAAGGCCGGCCAGAACCTGCTGCCGACTACCTTCCTGCGCCAGCTCATCCGTTTTTATGGCGACAGCATGCAGATGGTGGTGCCGAAATATCTCGAGCAGTCGATCGCGACGCTGACCCAGGAGCAGGAGAAGTTCCGCAAGCAACTCGCCAACACGCTCTCCGGCACTCCCTTTGCTCCGTTGGAAGAACAGGTTCGCCGCAACATGGAGCTGTTTCAGCAGACCTTTTCGATGTTCAAGCCGTTCGCACCGTCGGCGCGCCCTGCGGCAAATCCGGAGCCGGAGCCCGATGCGAACGCCGAGCCGCCGAAGGACAACAACATCGACGACCTGCGCCAGCAGATGAAGGAAATGCAGGAACGCCTCGAGCGGATGTCGAAGAAGGACGAGTAG